GGGATAATTAAGATTCACCCAAGTGGAAGTAAAGATCAAGCTTGGAAAATAAACTGATCAGAAGAAAGACCAGCAACGGTCTTGTGAGCAACATAAATGAGGAGATTTCAATCTTGTCTGTAACCTCTTCAAAGAAAATGTGTGGTTGCCTGTGGTGAAGACTGAACAGCCAGTCTCAGTAGGCTAGTCTTTTACAGCAAACTTATAATCATTGTGTAAATTAGAAACTAACAGAAAACATggaaacatatgtttttttttcctctaaatttttgttttgcttctctGACCTACACCTTAGCTTGCAGATGTCATTAATAACCTGCTTCTGCAGGTAGTTAAAGCGGCATAACTGTTTAAATGACAGAAACACAAGAGGGGTTCAGAGAGGTAGGAAACCTGTACACCAACAGTGTGGTTTTCTCTTAAATTAAATTACAGATTCACGCAGGTATCGTATTTAAAGTGTACAATTGAGCCGGATTGTTGGACACTGCAACTTTTAAATCATAAGCAGACCTTACTATAATTTTACCATAATGTAGCATTTTCAgaactgaaaatgtttttatgCTCACCATATTGTACAAAGCAGCTCTGGAAGTGTGACAGgcattatttttaagtttttccatatatatatatatatatatatatatatatatatatataatgtgcataGATCTGTACGAGATGGTCTCAACAAGCCTGTCtcttgtacagtggttaagatctGGGCAAGCACAAGGCTGTGTTTGTATCCAGTCTCGACCTGTGCATTTCTTGTTGATGTCTGTATTAGTAACACTAGCTCTTTCTTGAATTCTtcaataatataaatatgttaaACCCTGTATATATAATAATTGACAATgctctatattttttaaaaaacctttacatTAGACTTCTTAATTACATAGACAATCATAGCCATGCTCACAGGAGTACCGGGAGCAATATTGATAAGGTAATGTGCAGGTAACAGAATGATCCACAGATTTGAATTGAACCAGGTCCTGTCACCACCTGTCAGCTGCTTAGCAAGGGAGAGATGTTTCACAATGTGCAGATACCTCATAATCTGGCATGACAGTGCGATGAACAGTTCATAtgtcaagtttttaaaaaaagcgaTGTAAACCATGCATTGGCACTATTTAGTGTTTAACAGTGAgcataaatactgtaattaaactgtAAGTGAGAGGGAGATCTTTTAGTGTTTCGTCTCATGGAGAGTGGATCTTTCTGTACTGTAGGTGGCCCATATATCATTTCAAACCCTCAAGTAAAACTATAAATGAACTAATTccttctctagtggtctggaagCCCTGGTCTGTTTCTTCTTGTGTTGATTTTCACACTTAACACTGCATCAGTGTAAATAGGCATTTATAACTTCATTTCTTACACTTAGTTTGACCCCAGAATTGATCATCTTTCATCTGTTTTCAATGCTTAATAACTGTTTCAACACTATTTAACTAAACAGAGAGACTCCCCAAGGAAAATGAAGCGTGTTACAGAACAATATAGAGATAGATAAACATATGAATGTGTTACATTAGTTTATGGCTGGTGTAGTGAACAAAGCATGAACAATGGATTTCTATTGAAGTTCACAGTTAAGGTAACTAGCCAATGCTGTAATGATAGCACAGAGACCAGGACAGAGGACAGTTAGAAATAAAGTTAGAGGGTAGGAAACATCTCATTACACAGAGTGCTCCGGGTAGAAAATAGGttccccagcaatgttgttgatgctgaatcactggggtcCTTTATTGTTAGACCAAACTTGACAACGTTTTGAGTTCAATCAGCTGCTAGTAACCAGACAAGCATCACTTTACTATGTCAAGCAAAATACATACAGCAGGCAGGCAGCTCTTACAAAATGGATCACCTCTAATCTAATAACAATTCAGCACAGGATTAGAAATACACATTATACCACTGGAAGTCTTACTCTTAGTGCTCAGCTTTAAGAGCCTCCTTCccttaatatatataatatattaatgaaCGTGTTTCCAAGGTGTGCAGCAATGAGGCGTGTTTCCAACATGTGCAGCAATGAGGCGTGTTTCCAACGTGTGCAGCAATGAGGCGTGTTTCCAACATGTGCAGCAATGAGGCGTGTTTCCAACATGTGCAGCAATGAGGCGTGTTTCCAACATGTGCAGCAATGAGGCGTGTTTCCAACGTGTGCAGCAATGAGGCGTGTTTCCAACATGTGCAGCAATGAGGCGTGTTTCCAACATGTGCAGCAATGAGGCGTGTTTCCAATGTGTGCAGCAATGAGGCGTGTTTCCAACATGTGCAGCAATGAGGCGTGTTTCCAATGTGTGCAGCAATGAGGCGTGTTTCCAACATGTGCAGCAATGAGACGTGTTTCCAATGTGTGCAGCAATGAGGCGTGTTTCCAATAATGCTGCACAACCCAAGCAGTAAACAATTACTGTAAGTGGTCAAAACTATGCGTAATTAAATTACTAGTGATACTTCGGGAAATCTTGTGTTTTTGTACATAGTAGGGCTGAAgtaaggataggcgcagtgcaaacaattgtggctgcaaaatccaaattgcctagcgaccaggcaattattttgcactgcaacctatgtaagcttaagagcaatgcaaattactcaacacacacaaataatgagctgcaatcatgataatgagggttgcaatgaGTGCTGCCTGTGTATCGGGGTATTTAGCGGCCGCATTTAAAGCctagaggtgaggtgagttaggagtacagacagcaataggcgctgtatgagatttgtggagcacgaaaatcaagggcagcaaagtcctcttggcacacagaaaagaaaaaagttttctgaggagctaAAAGTCCTCACGGCTAAGGTCATaataattgagttatttggaaaagcctcagtcaacatcagttatgctaccaaggAGGCCATAtagtcctctatagtggagaaagtcaatgctgtcgtgTTACCAGGACGACAGTCACCCAGGTAATAAAAAGGTGAAACAAAGctgttaggtctaggatgacctgcgtagtgagacgataatgccttaccaccgcatcctccagcatcccaaacaaagtgaccctgggtttgaatatgcagggtcttctccgtaTTGCCCTtctccgaaggttttcctgcctgttcTCAACAAAAGTGTTGCCGCATCAGGAAATgaaccacagcagccatcctgaggccaatgacaggtatCTGCAGGTgcgtggttttatacagctcttaattactcgcttctacaatggtttgcatctTGTAacaggaggtgcaaagtttttggagggtcagcaattacccaagtgcaagacaaaatccttacatctcattataatgtttgcgcccgcttagtattccagatccccacccatttccatgctcttttctttatttgaatacatttcaatatcatttaaacggattaatgatggcaaagtgctaatttgatagcgggtgcagaacgacAGGTGATCACCATTCTTcacatacgccgcatttttagtggctgctaaagtcccactttacgacTGCTAAACGCGGTTTGCGTGTGCAAAACACCGATTTGGgccgcaatatgggtgttttgcagcctcatatcactttgcacgtatccttacatcagcccctctATATGCTgctatattttaatgtaaaaatcaTTCATTTCTtaggtaaggtaatccaagattagaaACCAGACATAAACATTGAAACATCTGATTCCTGGTAGCTAATGACTTTCTTTAATGTAGGTCAGATTCTATAACAGCAATCAGACACTGTGACCTACAGCagaggaagtgattaggtaccaagaTGTTCaaactttttactttttttaagtttttatagTTGGATTCGGATTTTTTCACTATTTTATGGGAGAGACATATTCTGTAGGAAATCCATTTATAATGAATATCTACAACAATCAAACACCCACAAAATGATTTCTCACAGTGAAAAAGCAGCGTTTTATATAGATAAAGATAAAGTCTGACCAAACTAAAGCAGGAGGACAAAATCCTATTGGTGCTTTGGTGTACTCCCAAATGATACAATGATACAATTGGACATGTTTTAtaagttaaatataaaatgtgttaataacAGCATGCTACTTTACCCCCTTTACTTTATAGCAGTGTGGTTTAACTCACTGCAGCAGATCAGCCTTCAACTGTAAGTCCCCTAAGCCATGTGCTTATAAGCATCTGGAAAACCAATGCTTGGGGTCTAGGCTCCTGCAGTGAAACCTTCTAAACAGTAGTTTAAGGCAGTGTATTTAATTTATTCTTAGAAAATCTATTCGACTGGCATAAAGTCCATATTGATGTCTATAGCTCAAATTTTCATCTAACTGGCGTCTGATCAATAAAGCAACTGATTTGATGGTATAGCTTACTCATGAGTCAGGGTGAATTAAAGGCTCACTTGTATTTCTTGGGACATGAGATAGTTGGAGAGAGTGAACATCAATAAGAAAAATGAAGCAGACCTTTTTTGGTAAAACagcacagtatgtatatatataattttaaaagtagaacaacaacaaaaaaaatgccttatttgaacatttttatttttcaatagatACCCcgtttttcaattaaataaaaacaaacatatttgcttcaCGCGAAAAGTAATCTTTTTCAATaaaacgttgtttgtttgtttgttttataataataataataataataataataataataataataataataataatgtgagaaGGTTTATGTTTAATTCTAAACATTTGGTTTTGTAGTGTAGGCggtatttaaagatttttttattaaagaaatcaaCAGGAATGTAGAAACATGCTACCAATGTAgaactttatttaattaatcagCAACCAattgtaacataaaaaaaacaaagcaaaatcctTATCAAATGCGATTTAAATTGCATTAAAATTGTTTATCTTAATGTGCGATTCTGGCAAAAACTCATTTTTATTTGGAAGGTTTCATTAAATGTCTATAAAAAGTGCAACATTTTTGACTAATTATTCTGCatatgaagggctgcaatgctgAATGTAATGCTTATTATGTTCGAAGTGCACATTTGTAGTATATTGGCATGCGTGGTGGTATATTTTTGTAACGGGGTTACAGTTTAGAATGCATCTCTCTAAACTAGGTGGTGACAATGGATCCCATCTGTATCAGTTTAACAGACCACTGAAACACAAGCGCATTTCTTTGCGCGTAAACACTCCTGTGGGCACTCGCACCGACTGTTTATGTTGGTTAATTCTGTGCTACACACCCCGCCCACGTGGTTGCAGGGGCGGCCGCATCTCTGACTGGCCAGAATTCTAATTTTGCATAAAGTAAATTGGCTGGCTCGAGATCACTTCACTTTGAACACAGCTGAACCTGGATGAGCAGATGCGAGTTTACTCAACCGGCTCCACATTTCGCACAGCTGGTTAGAATACTCCTGATGAGACCCGATTGTGCCAGCTTGGTTTACGTGCCAACGTTCTTTGAAGCGACCAAGTCCAGTTGAACCCTAATGAAGTAATCGTGTGAAGTTTATTTTGACTTGCTGTTTTGTCAAATAGGTTGTTTGTAGAAGAAAAGCTGGAAAGAAGCTGTGTTGTAGCGTAACTAGAAGTGGCAcagagaaactttatttttaaagttgCAGCCGAGATGGATTCAACAGAGAAACTAAACCGAAATAAAAACTCAGACGTCAAGAAAGTGGTACCCAAGTCTGAGTTTTTCAGGTGTTTGGCGTCTTTACCAACATGCCTGTGCTTCATGATGGCAGTCAGTTCGgtggcattttgttttttgttgagcTTCAAAACTTTTCAGTTGGAAAACAGAGTGAAACTTTTGGAGAAAGGAAACGCACCAGTATTTGCTCCTGCAGAAACCAGTATTCTTACTGAGGGTGGGACTCTCTTACCTGTGATCCGAGATACGATAGAAAGTATTCTGCAAGAGGTAAGAATTGCATATCCGCTACAGTATTTCAAATCATGACACTATGTATGCAGTATCAGATGAACGGGATTGATTTAGATAAACTGTATctgtatacaattatttattttggtttcatATGGTACGGTAGTGCTGTTGCTATTGTTTGTAACTGTTACATATTAAGATATTGGTCAGTATTTCGCATACGCCAAAAGAGAAATTTGCACCCTTTTTTGCCAAAGAatagaatacagtactgttatTGTTACCAGTAGCATTTAGGACTCTTTAAATACACACTTTGAATGGAATGTTACTAGTAAATTTAATTTTTACAAACATTGCTAACTTTACAGTGAATACCTTGATCTTTTGCCTCCCCAAAAAGTAGAATTGATATAAACGCCAGAGTTATTTCACCAACTCTTGACTAGCCTTGTTAGTGTTTAAAACAATTCCGTGTCTTGTAAGCAgcacatgtgttttgtttttttctatcgCGGGACAGTGGGTATTCCTTTCATAAATTCAAATGCTGGAAGTCTAAACTAGAGGCATCCAGAGACTAAAACGGGCACTGCAGCTAGTATAACTATTGTATAACATTCTCCTTCGGATATTTAAACAGTTTGTACAAAAAGAATAACAGGGATTTAAACAAATGGTAAGACATGattgaaaagcaaacaaaaagcaGACTGTTCTAAAAGCAGTATGGTAATTCTATCTTGTAGCTACACTTCCCAGATGCTATCGAAATGGTGTCGGAGACTTGTCTTGATACAGCATATGAGCGCTTTGGTATGAGTAATGAATGTAGACAGTACGCAAGGAAGCCACCGGGTCTCCTTGAAGTGAGCTAAAAATAATAGCGCAGAGATGCTCACTGATAAAAGTTGGCAATGATTTTAACTCCGGATATAACTGCTCCGTAAAAGACGTCGACAGCGTACATGAAGCAAATGTGGCAAATTACATGTAACGTTATTTTTGGATTGTCTGCACACTTCTTAAGCCTATTtgcattcaatatttttttttgttgggaTGTTATGACAGCATGTGTTTTGATAGTAATGTGTGGTTTTAAAATACTATCATTAAGTTTAAATCCCCTCCAGTCAGTTTAGATCTTGGTTGTGAATTAGACACCGATTGCGTCATAGATTTCCCGGTTAAACACTGAATGAGTCAGTTCCATCATCCGTTTCCAGACAGATCTGGTTTCTAGGAAAGTTGTATGTCTTGCTGCAAAAGaagcatgttttgtgttttttgtaacccctttttaaatacatttaaatgcattaaCTACACGTTGGGTAAATTGCAACTAACTAAAcggagcgtactaactggggatgatcctgggGTTAGTACGGAGTCCCCCAGTTGCGTATTAAAATGTGTCAATTGCAGCGAACCCAAAGTAATTCATGTTGCCCTCTACTGAAGCACAATACTAAGCTAGTCTTGCAATTTCTGTAGACCTAAAAGCTTGTGGTAACTGGAACAAATATGAACAATACCAACATGTATTGACAACTTTTATGAAACGGAACTATTCATAACCAAAAATGATGCAATCGTTTTATATTTTCGGGGAGGGGGGAGACGTTTACAACAAAACCAGTTTCATCCATATTCACCTTAACGAAGGcctattttatataataataataataataataataataagaataattatTCCAGTAGGACTTTGCAGCGCCTCACTAAGACTCTTCCACAGTGAAGGCGGGATTAAATCTGctagttacagtatatatttcatgCAGTTGTGCGCTGCAGATTTGCTGTGGAATCCTCCAGTTTAAATACAATCTTTTATACACTCTATGAAATGGTTTGGCCTTGATTTACCTTCGTATGGATGTACCTAGAAATGAAGCTTTTATAGGTTATACCTGCAATATGTAGTAATCATTTCTGATTCGATTTACACCTTGTATAGTCTGCAATACACCTTTGGTCTTCCTAacgaatgcatttgttttgtgtgtgaattaaataatgaggacTAATACAAGTTTTGTTTATCCTCTAACGCAGCTTAATTAATTGTGGTGATGTTTTATGAAAATTCGATTATACATGTGAATTTGGTTTAGGAAAatggaaaaatatttttatttgcaatTCAGCTTTAGTAGTATTTACTTTAGTgcgtaaatacatttctgtacatAATTTTCTtaagttacaaaaatgtaaattaaaaaaaataataaaagatgatGGGTTTCTAAAAAAAGTAAATAGAGTTCTTGTAACGAAAAATAATACtcttaaattaaatataattagcTGGAACCAATCACTCCTATTTTGAGGCTTGTGGGGTAATTACGCACGTGCTCAACATGTACAAGTACTTTTTAACATGGGTGGCAAAATCTTGTAAGAAAACGGCGTTAATTTGTGTTTAAAGTGCAAGAAATTGTGATATGTAGTGTGTGTGAAGATCATTTTCCTTTTTCAGTAAGGCAATGCCACTCTGTGTACTAATACATTACGTTAGTACTGTACCCTTTGCAGTAGTACTGCGTTCTAGTGCCATCCTATAAGGATAACTAAGTTCAACATGCAGCAGAGGGAAGTATAGTAAAGCGGAGCAAAGCAGAAGCATGTCAAGTACAAGTTTAACACATGGAAAGtttatacagtaaaacaatagGAAGGGCAGTTCTGCATGCTATATAGCACTGGGGCATCCCAAGAGTAGGATCAGGAATGTGTCTAGTGGTTGGTTTACTGTGGTTCCCTCTTAACCGTGTATTCCCTCTTTCTTGTGTGTAGAGGTTAAATGAAGCGTTGCCTAGACTGCGGACAGCCAGGGACCTGCAGGCACAGTGCTCCTGCCCTCCAGGtatgtgtttcttgttttttggACTTCACCTGAAGTAAGTACTTCTAGACAGCTGATTGCTGTGCCCATCCCACAGTCCCCCCTGCTGTCTCTGAGGAAGTTACTCTGTAGGTGAAGACCTGCAGGGTGTGTAAATGAAGAGACTGTTCCCTGCAGAGCTTCTGGGTGGTGTTCAGGACACTGTGGCTGTCATCTTGACATGGAGCAGTCAGGAGATTGACAGCAAGGGGAATTGAGCTGTAGTGGTACAGCAGTGGTAATGCAGAAGAGAAAACATAATCACTGGAActgaaatacaaaacagcaaATACACAGCTGGAAGCAGGGCTGTTGCTGAGCTTGTATTGCTGCTGTCTTTGCCAACATTATTGGCATAAGGAACTTTAAGTTTGTTTATAAATACTTGAGTCTGTTTATTGTCGTGGTTCCATAGTCATGAGAACTGTAGGTCACTGGTTCTTAAGGGCCCCCctaaaaaaaagggggtggggtGGTATTATAAGACGAGCAAGACTAGTTAAACTAGTGaaacccacttaatatcactcctcCTCTTAatattatctgaaacaaaaacacattggaaatgtgaaaaaacaccaagttatcaaatgtgcccagccatttaaagtggagatatcaaaaacgcAACTTGTTGCATTGTTAAAGTCTCCATACATTGTGGCACAATATATTTTCTAAGCAGACTTGACTGTGGATTCTTTAGGAGGTTAAACACTGCaagaaatgtttcagtgaaaTCAGGGtgtaatttgtcagtttttataACTGTTGTGGCGATTCTTTTCCAGCACTGCATCCCAGATAATGGTGAAATTAATTTAACTGTCAAGCAATTATTGCTTTGAGCCGCAGCTAACAGCCATTCAATTGAGGCACAAGAGGCACGTTCTGCAGGGGTTGAATGTCTGTGTAGAGCCTGCTGGGTTTCAACAAAACCCCACTCATCTGCATCCACTGTGAGTTTTCATAATGGCCCTCTTAAATGTGAAGTCAattaattattatgattattgtgaATCCTTTTAAAGAGGGGCTGATTGAAGGAATCTTTTACATTGTAGTGTAGTTCTATTTGAATCTGTTGATTTGGGGTATGAGTGTGATAAAACAGTTGCTATTTTTGGATTTGAAAAGTAGTTTTGAAATCCAAAGTATTTACCAGAGACAGAATAAACAGTATTGGCTCCAATGTTGTTCTGTAGAGTGGGTGTGTAATGCTAGAATTACACTGATCTTTCAAGTGTCCTGGGACattattaaatgcatttcagATTACTCAAGGGTGCACAGCTTTTGCAGCTAAACCGTGCCAAAACCACTTACAATGCGTAAGTATTGTGTTCAAGCTTGTATAAAATACTGGTTAAAGGCATTAATAATATTTCCCAGACCCTGAACTTGTTCAGTTCCAGTATTAATTCTGTTGGTAAACCATTTAAAGAGCAGGTACCACCAATATCCCGAATCACAGACCAAAATGTTTTATGTTAAATGTTATGTTAAATGCCCTCAGCTCGCAGAGAAACCCTATTCATTACATCAGCTGTACCTCTTTCAGTTTCTACCGTGCTCatctgctttaaaaaatcatacctgaggcacctctcggaattccaTTGAACTTGTATGAAGTCCATACAAAACGGTGGAATCACAATTGGCCACTTATCTCGGTCatttaacagtattctcttcatccaCCTTTCCCCTCTTTTCAGTGAAATTTACAATGGTCTAAATACAGGGTGGttatgattagaaaacaaatatagctgtATTTTTATCTTGTGATTAATAATAAACCCGTGTATAGAGTTATAGGATGGTGAATGTCTGTGTGGgatatacaacaacaacaacaacttcaaTTTATATAATAGCGCCTTATGTGCAGACCTGCACATTTCAAGGCACTTTACacagtttgaaaaaaatacaatatctaaaagaaaataaacaaaaccaatcaTAAAATCAGGAAACAAAAACCAGATTTGGCTATGAAAGCTTCTCAAGGTCCTTAACCAAATGTGAGACCGAACAGATAAGTCTGAAGACCTTTTTTAAACCTATCAACTGACTGGCAGTTCCTGATGTCAACGGGGAGGGCATTCCATAGCACAGGAGCCAGGTGGCTAAAGGAATGACCTCCGAAACCAACCTGTTTCACATCAGGAACAACCAGCAGGCCAGCCTGGGAGGAGCTAAAGGTACGAACCGGCTGGTAAGGACAAAGTAATTCAGTAAAGTAAGCAGTGTCCAAGAAGTTTAAGAAAATTGTTATAAAGATCAACTGCATCATCTCCCAATACAG
The window above is part of the Acipenser ruthenus chromosome 22, fAciRut3.2 maternal haplotype, whole genome shotgun sequence genome. Proteins encoded here:
- the LOC131699421 gene encoding collagen alpha-1(XXV) chain-like isoform X2 is translated as MDSTEKLNRNKNSDVKKVVPKSEFFRCLASLPTCLCFMMAVSSVAFCFLLSFKTFQLENRVKLLEKGNAPVFAPAETSILTEGGTLLPVIRDTIESILQERLNEALPRLRTARDLQAQCSCPPEKK
- the LOC131699421 gene encoding collagen alpha-1(XXV) chain-like isoform X1, with protein sequence MDSTEKLNRNKNSDVKKVVPKSEFFRCLASLPTCLCFMMAVSSVAFCFLLSFKTFQLENRVKLLEKGNAPVFAPAETSILTEGGTLLPVIRDTIESILQERLNEALPRLRTARDLQAQCSCPPEQDLTVRK